Part of the Pseudarthrobacter sp. L1SW genome, ATGGGTCTGTTATGAATCCCCAGCTATCCGCGGCGTATTTGCTAAGTATACTTACGATGTCGGGGTTTAAGTCTATGGTCAGGTGGCAGCCCGGCAGCCACGGTGTGAACACAACGGCAAACAGGAGAGATCATGACAAGCATGAGTTCCGACGGTCGCACAGTAGGCCGAACCAACATTCAAAAGGCCGCCCTTGCAGTGGGTGCAGTCTTCCTCTTGGTGGGCCTCCTGGGATTCATCCCCGGCATCACCACCAACTACCAGGCACTGGGCTTCGCAGGACATGGCTCGGAGGCGATGCTGCTGGGCATCTTCCAGGTGTCGGTGCTCCATAACATCGTCCACCTGCTCTTCGGCGCGGCCGGCATCGCCATGGCCCGCAGTGCCGCGCAGTCCAGGAATTACCTGGTGGGAGGCGGCGCCATCTACCTGGTCCTCTGGATCTACGGCCTGCTGATCGGCAAGGACACCGCAGCGAACTTCGTCCCCGTGAACGTCGCGGACGACTGGCTGCACTTCGTCCTTGGCGTCGCCATGATTGGCCTGGGATTCGCCCTGTCGCGGGGTACCGCCCGCGCGGGACGCACCACCACAGCCCACTAGGCAAGCACCACAGCACAAAAAACTGCAGGCGGCCCGGCACGTGCCGGACCGCCTGCAGTTTTCTATGTGGACTTCGACGGGAAAGGCTTTAGGCCGGCTGGAACGGCCCAATTGTCAGCAGCGTGATCCCGGCATTGCTGCAGGCCCGTGTGGGCTGGGCCAGGAACAGGGATTCGGTGTCCTCGGGCGGGTAGATGCGGTACCCGGCCGCATCCACCATGGCGCAGTCAGAATAGTTTCCGGCCTGTGTGTAGCGCAGCACGGCGGAACCGGTCTGGCCGGGGGCCAGGAGGACGTCGGCCGGGGCCGTGCTTTCATCCCGGGTTGCGGGCGCTCCGATAGGGGCGCCGGCGCCGTCCGCCGCCAGGGAAACGCCGGCAAACCCTTGGAGGATGCACGGTTCTGAGCCGGTGTTGGTGAGGTTGAGCTTCATGTAGACGCTGCCGGCCGCCCCGCCCCCTGACGCATCGGTGGCAGCCGTAAGCCCTGCCGCCTTGCAGCGGGCCGGTGCCCCCGGCGCCGGGGTGTCGCTGCCGGGTGTTCCGGCGGACGACGGCGGTGCAGGCGTGGTGGGAGCGGCGGACGTTGCGTCCGGGCTGGCTGGGCTGGTGGCTGGGCCGGTGCCTCCTGACGGAGTAGTCTGCGCTTGTGATTGGCCTGGACTGCAGGCGCTGAGCATCAATGCTGCTGCCGCGGCAGCCGTGGACATGACCAACCCCTGGAAAATTCGCTGAGACCTCATGGCACCACCTTCGCCGCACCAGGTGTCCGCGTCAACAACGCCACGAGGCCGCAGGGCATTTTGATGCCCGGATCGTGATGATCCGGGCATCAAAGCGTCCCGTGGCGGCTACCGGGCCGGGGAGGCCGGCGCGTTGGTACGCCGTGCGGCGCTCCGGACGAACGCCGTGCCGCCCAGCACCAGCCCGCCGACCCCGGCCGCCAGCCCCGCCCAGCTGCGTGCGTCCGCCCCGCCGTCGGTTATTGCTGCGGTGTCCGTCCCGTGGCCGCCGCCCGCTGCCTCGGTGACAGTGACCGACGGCGCGGGAGCCTTCAGGGAGTGGGGGTCCTGGCCGTCCTTTGCGATCTCTGACCAGTCGGTCTGCCCCGTTTCGCAGGTCTGGAGGGTGGGGAAATACAGTGTTGTCCCCGCCGCATCCGGGAGTTTCACTGAGAGGACCAGGGTGTCCCTGAGCTGGTGTTCCAGGGGTGCCTTGGCTGTGTAGACCACCTGGCTGGTCCGCTTGGTGATGGAGGTGCCGTCGGCGAGTTTCCTGGGTTCGGCGAGCTGCTCGGTCACCTTCTCCACCGTCCAGTTGGGGTTGACCGTGGGCTGGGCATCGTTGAGTTCCGCCGGGAGGGTGATGGCCACCTTGGTGGTGCCCGACTCGTCGCAGCCGTGGGGGACCGCGAAGGTGAGCAGGGCATAGGAGTTGGCCGAGGTTTTGTCCGGCGTTACACCGACATGCGCGGCGGCACCGCCGGCGGCTGCCAGCAGGAGCGCGGCCGCACCGCCGGTTGCGGCGGAAGTTTTCAGGGCACGGCGAAGGAATGGGGTGTTCATGGTTGCCTTTCTGGCGCACGCCGGAACAGCCGGGGTGCGTAAGTTTTTTGGGTCCAGCGCCGGCAGGATCCGGCGGGGTCAGGAGGAAAGCGCGACGGCGGACGGCGGGCCGCGCCGGCTGTCCTGCCGGAGGTTGCGCCAGGGACGCAGCGGCACTGCGGAAGGTGCGAAAGGAACCAAAGGCGCGGCGCCGCCGTCGTACGCTGCCGGCCGGGGGAGCGCCACCAGGGGCCGAAGCCAGACAGCAAGCGCCCACAGCGCGTCCTCGCCCTTGGCGAGGAGGAGCGCGGACCCCAGCGTCGCCAGGATGTGGGCCGCAAGCATCAGGGGCCCGGACGTTGCCCCCGTCCCGTAGATCTCCGTCCCGTAGATCTCCGTCCCGTAGATCCCGGTCCCGTAGAGATGGTCCAGCACCGCCGGCAGCCCGGCGGC contains:
- a CDS encoding DUF4383 domain-containing protein, with product MSSDGRTVGRTNIQKAALAVGAVFLLVGLLGFIPGITTNYQALGFAGHGSEAMLLGIFQVSVLHNIVHLLFGAAGIAMARSAAQSRNYLVGGGAIYLVLWIYGLLIGKDTAANFVPVNVADDWLHFVLGVAMIGLGFALSRGTARAGRTTTAH
- a CDS encoding YcnI family protein — encoded protein: MNTPFLRRALKTSAATGGAAALLLAAAGGAAAHVGVTPDKTSANSYALLTFAVPHGCDESGTTKVAITLPAELNDAQPTVNPNWTVEKVTEQLAEPRKLADGTSITKRTSQVVYTAKAPLEHQLRDTLVLSVKLPDAAGTTLYFPTLQTCETGQTDWSEIAKDGQDPHSLKAPAPSVTVTEAAGGGHGTDTAAITDGGADARSWAGLAAGVGGLVLGGTAFVRSAARRTNAPASPAR
- a CDS encoding DUF4232 domain-containing protein is translated as MRSQRIFQGLVMSTAAAAAALMLSACSPGQSQAQTTPSGGTGPATSPASPDATSAAPTTPAPPSSAGTPGSDTPAPGAPARCKAAGLTAATDASGGGAAGSVYMKLNLTNTGSEPCILQGFAGVSLAADGAGAPIGAPATRDESTAPADVLLAPGQTGSAVLRYTQAGNYSDCAMVDAAGYRIYPPEDTESLFLAQPTRACSNAGITLLTIGPFQPA